A stretch of DNA from Mobula hypostoma chromosome 22, sMobHyp1.1, whole genome shotgun sequence:
TCCTTTAAGTTGCTTCTTAACTATTTTGATGGTCACCTAAACTAGTAACTCCTTTATTATTTCGTTTCCTAGAATATGTTGCTAGATATTAGGAGAAACATCACCAGATGTTGATTTCATTGGTTATGCACAACATTGTGGCGCGACGAGCCTGTTCCTCTCCCGCTCTATACTTAAAAGAAGTTGTAAATGTTGCTACTATTCATGGTTTTGCGACATTGCATGTTTACTGTCCCTCGGTGTGACTCCATATGAAACCTcaccgcctccccccccccccccgtttttaTTACAATGCTTTAAGGTTATAACACTGAAAAATGTGAATGTCTTATCACAAAAAATTATATTTCTGCTGAATTAATTGATATACATTGCTTCAGATTCAGGTTACCTGCATTGTGCATGGGTAGAAATGATTGCCGAATCACGTATTCTGCAGTAAAATATTGTAGTTTATTGATGGTCtgcttttaatttcctttctcttgTTCCTATTTGTGTGAAAGAGGGTAGGCAGTGATGCAAAGGGTCTACACTTCAAGGATTTGCTTCATTTTGAAGATGCTATTAACATGTTTAGGTTTTCGCCCTGTACACTGCTCTTCGGCAGGTGCTTTTGATGGCTCCAGTTCAGCTATAACGGGGCCGCTTGTTACTCTAAAAATAAATATCGGTCGGAAACAGCAATTCGCCGATCTGCTGCTTTGAAAAACAAACATTAATAGCCAAAAGAGGGCGCTATGAAACACATTtcagagattttaaaaaagtcaATATAAATCACACCAAGCAGCTGGAGAATGAGCgggataatgggggggggggggggaggggttgaaggTGGAGTGCCTTCCCAATACAGAAAAGCCTTGTATAGATATTTTCCTCACAGTAACTACGTCTTTAAACCCAGCTTTCTACAAATGGCAGAGGATATAAACATTCACAAACGTTTTAAATTAGGCCCGGTATTTAATACACAATTTGCTATGTCCCAATATCATCACTCAGCTGGTGCCTTAGACCAGTTGGACACTATCCACAAATCAAACTTGGCGGCATGTTTTTGAGTATATTCGAAGCAAATGCTTCATACTCCCTCAGTCTAGCAAATTAATTTGCTTCTTTGCAATATGCATCTCCATAATAATCGGAGCCCAACGCCACTCGCTGCAGGCTGTCATCTGTAAACTCTCATTGGCGAATTGCTACGGACAGGTAGATCGGCGTTGGAAACTCTTGGCAAGAACGGTACTAGTTTATTATTCTATAAAGGATTAAATCCTAACCTCCCAAACTGCCAAGGCTCTTGCCTACAGAATACCCACCATCCCTGGTCCTTATGGTTCGCTTCCGCTGTGCTTCATTCCCCATAAAATCTTAATCATATCGAATTTTAAACGTTTCTAAATGCCACCTCCTAGGCCAGTGAGCCGGTtttagggattttttttttgtaatttgtttAAAGACATTCGGTTGCGAGAAGACGAAATCAACTACTATTTTATAACATTATCGAATCAGCGATATAAGTGTATAATCGTCGGATGTAAGCGATTGCTGTGTAACTAAGTTTAAACGTCAGACAATAAACATGTAAAGTACATAATCAATATATACAAATTGATCTGGATATAGTTATTTATTCTACTTTATAAAATAAGTACAAAATAATATAGATTTTCGGTAACAGTGTAACATCAAGATTCGgtaacttggaagtataaataaatagtaacacCCCGTTGCCAAACAATGCAGGGATATGAACTCTGTAAACAAAGCTATCAGGCTGCACCGTTACAGCAGATCGAGGGCTGATCAATATATCTGAAGCAACTAGTGTTAGATCATAAGATCACCGATACAAGCTTGCAATGGAATTTACCTTAAAATATACATCAATTGGTCCCATTCAGTATCTTCACTAAAGGCAAATGTCAAAGcaattaaattaacaaataaaaacaGACTGCTTTAGATATGCCACGAATGCTCGCCTTCACTTTCAAGCACCTATAAAGTTCTCTTGCACAGTTCTCTCCACTATGGAGACGGAGTCCTTCAAGTTCTGCTCTGCAAGAAGCCTGGCGTTTAACAGCCTCTTTGATCGTGTCGAAAGAAAGTCTGCTCAGCCCGTGACTGCGGTCTAGGAGATGAGGCAACTGTTGGTTTTGTTCATGGGGGGCCTGGATTTGTTTCCCGCTGGAAAAGTTTCCCGTCTTCTCCGCAAGGAGGGACTCAGGCGGCTCGGCAAGTTGGCCTGTTGCAGGAGTTCCCGGAAAACTTCCGCAACATTGGCGTTGTCCTTGGCCGAGGATTCCAGGTACCGGTTGTTCCACTCCAACTCCACGAGAGACATGACATCCTCGGTCGACACCTGCCTCTCGTTCAGGTTGTCTGTCTTATTGCCAATCACCACAATAGGAGTGTATTTATCTTCCTTGATGTCTAGGATCTCGTCCCTCAGGCTCCTCACAGCTTGGAAAGACTCAGCATCGTCCACGGCGTAGACTAGGGCGAAGGCATCGCTAGTCTGGATGGAGAGCTTCCTCATAGCCGGGAAAGAGTAGCTGCCACTCGTGTCCATGATCTCGATTTTGATTTTCATTGCCCCCACTTCGTACTCTTTGCTGTGAAGTTCGTCTACTGTCCGCTTGTACTTCGACTCAAAGGTATCGAGTAAAAATCTCCGTATCAGTGAAGTCTTCCCCACCCCAGCTGCCCCGAGGAAGACCAGCCGGACCTGACTCTTTTCCTTCACTGCGAGAGACATCGTGGTGGCTTTGCAAACTTCTCAAGTAATGCAAAAAGCTTGCTTCTGCTGGACTAGACTTTTCCGCCTCAGTTAACTCAGATGAACAATCGCAGCGCGGGTACAGAAGCCAAGTTCAAGCGCTGGTACCAGTGCCCTCGCCTCCAGCTCCAAGCGTCTATCCACACTCTGCATCGCCAGCTCCGCCTTTATCAGGGATCCGAGCTCGGTGACGCTACCCTGTGCCAGCCCTGCTCCAATCAGGGCGTCACAGGCTAATTAGCAGTAAGCAGCACCGAGTTTCCCGAAAGTCACTGTCACGTATTTGCCGCAATTTGCCCGCATGTTGATTTACTCCGAGTGCAATTAGTCACATAGCTCTGTTACGTCCCGTCAAGACCATAACAGAAAGGATAGCGCTTAAGAAGTTCAACAGCCTTCTCAACCCAGGTTGTTTCTAGtgaaacattaaacaaatacaacaATGTTTGATTTGAGTAAACAACCCCAGCGATAAAGTTTCATTCGATGTAAAAAATCTTCTACACTCCTCTTCCACCATTCACTCCGATGTGACTAATTTTGATTCATCTTCATTTATTTGCATTTGCTTTccctgctttgataataaaacaatATTAAGTTTCAAATAAATGATCTGATGAGTAACTTTCCCGATTTCTATCACTTTAATTCCTTAGAGGCTTGGCTCTAATTTTGGGATACGctctttgttttgtatttcctACTTGTACGTTGTTttatcattttaaatattttgttcCGAGCGCCTCACATACAAGTGTCTCAACGGTGTATAAACCAATTTTAGGCAAATTTCTCATCAATCAACTTCTGTTAATCAATTTTTTCTTCATAATGAAAATTTTACCGTATTACACATCAAATGTCAACATTAAAAGTAAATCATTT
This window harbors:
- the rasd4 gene encoding rasd family member 4, giving the protein MSLAVKEKSQVRLVFLGAAGVGKTSLIRRFLLDTFESKYKRTVDELHSKEYEVGAMKIKIEIMDTSGSYSFPAMRKLSIQTSDAFALVYAVDDAESFQAVRSLRDEILDIKEDKYTPIVVIGNKTDNLNERQVSTEDVMSLVELEWNNRYLESSAKDNANVAEVFRELLQQANLPSRLSPSLRRRRETFPAGNKSRPPMNKTNSCLIS